One genomic segment of Vibrio nitrifigilis includes these proteins:
- the putP gene encoding sodium/proline symporter PutP produces the protein MDSNSFAITSTFIVYLILMLAIGVYAYQRTKNSSDYFLGGRSLGPWPAALSAGASDMSGWLLLGLPGYAYASGFEAFWLAGGLLVGTWLNWLLAAKRLRTYSITTDSLTLPDYFARRFDDNSKLIQTISAFFILLFFLFYTSSGLVAGGKLFETVFGLDYRIAVVIGTLCVVSYTLFGGFLAVAWTDLVQGLLMSAALVVVPIIALEGGFNELSTQMNNINPQLLDMWHSMDGKPMTWMAIVSLVAWGLGYFGQPHILARFKATRSNKDITTARRIAVIWTAISMVGALLIGMVGLVYVTNHPSVTLEDGEKVFMLLVNVLFHPVVAGILLAAILAAIMSTADSQLLVSSSALAEDLYKQVINKDATSNQIVNMGRIGVIVISVIALILAMNPDSSVLGLVSYAWGGFGAAFGPALLLSLYWSKMNRNGALAGIVVGGVTIVVWKQLSGGIFDLYELVPGFIFSTIAIIVVSLLSSEPEEMVQAQHKTYLNHLEELD, from the coding sequence ATGGATTCGAATAGCTTTGCTATTACTTCAACCTTTATTGTCTACCTCATTTTGATGTTGGCAATTGGGGTTTATGCTTATCAACGAACGAAGAACTCTTCAGATTATTTTTTGGGGGGCCGATCTTTAGGGCCTTGGCCAGCTGCCCTTTCAGCTGGTGCTTCTGATATGAGTGGCTGGTTGCTATTAGGTTTACCTGGTTACGCTTATGCTTCTGGTTTTGAAGCATTTTGGTTGGCGGGTGGTCTACTTGTTGGTACATGGCTAAACTGGCTTTTAGCCGCAAAACGTTTGAGAACGTATAGTATTACCACTGATTCATTGACTCTACCTGATTACTTTGCCCGTCGTTTTGACGATAATTCAAAGCTTATTCAAACCATTTCAGCATTTTTCATTTTGTTGTTTTTCCTTTTTTACACAAGCTCCGGTTTAGTCGCTGGTGGTAAATTGTTTGAAACAGTATTTGGTCTTGATTATCGGATTGCTGTTGTCATCGGTACACTATGTGTTGTTTCCTATACATTATTTGGTGGTTTCTTAGCTGTAGCCTGGACTGACTTGGTGCAAGGATTGTTGATGTCAGCAGCCTTGGTTGTAGTCCCTATTATTGCTTTAGAGGGGGGCTTCAATGAGCTCTCGACACAGATGAACAACATTAATCCACAATTGTTGGATATGTGGCATTCAATGGATGGCAAACCAATGACTTGGATGGCTATCGTGTCTCTGGTTGCATGGGGCTTAGGTTACTTTGGTCAACCTCATATTTTGGCTCGATTTAAGGCGACTCGTTCAAATAAAGATATTACGACAGCACGCCGTATTGCGGTAATTTGGACGGCAATTTCAATGGTTGGCGCACTATTGATTGGTATGGTAGGTCTAGTCTATGTAACGAATCACCCATCAGTGACGTTAGAAGATGGTGAAAAAGTATTCATGTTACTGGTTAACGTACTTTTCCATCCAGTGGTAGCGGGTATCCTATTAGCCGCCATTCTTGCTGCAATTATGAGTACTGCTGATTCCCAGTTATTGGTATCTTCTTCAGCACTTGCAGAAGATTTGTATAAGCAAGTGATTAATAAAGACGCAACGTCGAACCAAATCGTTAACATGGGACGTATTGGTGTTATCGTTATTTCTGTTATCGCTTTGATCCTAGCAATGAATCCAGATAGCTCTGTGCTTGGTCTTGTTTCCTACGCTTGGGGGGGCTTTGGTGCTGCATTCGGTCCAGCACTGTTGCTGAGCCTATATTGGTCTAAGATGAACCGTAATGGTGCTTTAGCAGGTATTGTTGTCGGTGGTGTTACCATTGTGGTTTGGAAACAGTTGTCAGGTGGTATTTTTGATTTGTACGAGCTGGTACCTGGTTTTATCTTCTCTACCATTGCTATTATTGTGGTGAGCTTACTTAGCAGTGAGCCGGAAGAAATGGTTCAGGCGCAACATAAAACTTACTTGAATCATTTAGAAGAACTTGACTAA
- a CDS encoding 1-pyrroline-5-carboxylate dehydrogenase → MMHHVTRITDSQIAWENWNLTGFEYKKECLTSLVKNIESQAPNLANVLSYQLQRACDSLSQSYEMVGPTGETNELYTAGRGVALLVQQETGEKAQQAIVAFLGAALAAGNSVIVCSDDSELFTILNSAFEQSLLPANLLLTAPLDTYQSLLEDDVRSVGLVGTSSMELTLNRRLSERTGAIVSLVSETDLQALPIAHDPFLVLRFITERTRTINITAVGGNATLLELGHETH, encoded by the coding sequence ATGATGCATCATGTTACTCGAATTACAGATTCCCAAATTGCTTGGGAAAACTGGAATCTAACCGGATTTGAATACAAAAAAGAGTGTTTAACATCTTTGGTTAAAAATATTGAAAGTCAGGCGCCTAATTTGGCGAATGTACTTTCTTATCAGCTTCAACGGGCATGTGATTCTCTTTCTCAATCGTATGAGATGGTGGGTCCAACCGGAGAGACTAATGAGCTTTACACTGCAGGACGAGGGGTCGCTCTTCTTGTTCAGCAAGAGACAGGCGAAAAGGCGCAACAAGCGATAGTGGCGTTTTTAGGGGCAGCGCTTGCTGCTGGTAACAGCGTCATTGTTTGTAGCGATGACAGTGAGTTATTTACCATCCTAAATTCAGCGTTTGAACAGTCTTTACTACCTGCCAACTTGCTGTTAACTGCACCGTTAGACACGTATCAGTCTTTATTAGAAGATGATGTGAGAAGTGTAGGGCTAGTAGGAACATCGTCGATGGAGTTGACGCTCAATCGACGGTTATCTGAGCGAACTGGCGCGATTGTCAGCTTAGTATCTGAAACGGATTTGCAGGCATTACCTATTGCCCATGATCCATTTTTGGTTTTACGTTTTATTACTGAGCGGACTCGTACAATTAATATCACCGCTGTGGGTGGTAATGCGACCTTGCTAGAGCTTGGTCATGAAACCCACTAA
- the putA gene encoding bifunctional proline dehydrogenase/L-glutamate gamma-semialdehyde dehydrogenase PutA — MFTATDVLKPEFVEQPLNVLWQQISPLYIVDESQWLKQLLPMASPSDQEKDQIKAKTTDLINAIRADKRSVQMIDALLLEYSLDTQEGILLMCLAEALMRIPDKETADAFIKDRLGVADWKSHLKNSDSVFVNASTWGLMLTGKVIGLADAEQTSPVQAVNRLVNKLSEPVIRKAMHQAMKVMGHQFVLGRNMLEAQKNGRSMRDKGFTYSFDMLGEAALTTADSDKYFDDYLMAIKAVGEDKYGLSTSPAASVSIKLSAIHPRYEVANKERVMTELYERLVTLLEHAVKYDVAITIDAEEADRLELSLELFEKVYRNDVVKGWGKFGLVIQAYSKRALPVLVWLTALAKERGDLIPVRLVKGAYWDSEIKWSQQSGYAGYPVYTRKEATDVSYLACARFLLSEAVRGHLFPQFASHNAQTVTSISVMASHRDFEFQRLHGMGDALFNYAIKEYGQSVRIYAPVGSHKDLLPYLVRRLLENGANSSFVHRLVDARCPVDMLTQHPVESLLACDSLNNTKIPLPPSIYPNRGNSRGVNIDIESEATPFEHQVEQWMQATWNGSPIIAGESILESMIKGDHVFDEVTAPYDRRVNVGRIYYSTLDHVSVAIESAQSAFSAWNDLSASDRAEKLQVLADLLEDNLPEFVALCHKEAGKTIHDSIDEVREAVDFCRYYAVKGQEFASLKVAGFSGQELNYSRSGRGVMVCISPWNFPLAIFLGQITAALVCGNTVIAKPAEQTSLIAYRAVELMLAAGFPKGVIQLLPGIGGEVGQALTSHPAIAGVAFTGSTATAQRINQTLALRDTAPVPFIAETGGQNAMIVDSTALPEQVVRDVLRSAFASAGQRCSALRVLYVQHDIADRIVELINGAMHELKVGLPYLHETDVGPVIDEKAKSKLQQHIAAMKQSQTLVTELTLPAECQHGDFVAPCAFEIDDISTLKEEQFGPILHIVRFKASQLAEVVSAINQTGYGLTMGIHSRNETTYRWIEQHARVGNCYINRDQVGAVVGVQPFGGQGLSGTGPKAGGPHYLYRFTQAQYQ; from the coding sequence ATGTTTACAGCAACAGACGTGTTAAAGCCCGAGTTCGTTGAGCAACCTCTAAACGTTCTTTGGCAGCAGATCTCGCCACTTTACATAGTGGACGAATCACAATGGCTAAAACAATTACTACCAATGGCATCACCAAGTGATCAAGAAAAGGATCAGATCAAAGCGAAAACGACGGATCTGATTAACGCGATCCGAGCAGACAAACGTTCGGTGCAAATGATCGATGCGCTGCTGTTGGAATATAGCCTAGACACTCAAGAAGGGATCCTTTTGATGTGTTTAGCTGAAGCATTAATGCGAATTCCAGACAAGGAAACCGCTGATGCATTTATAAAAGATCGTTTGGGTGTTGCTGATTGGAAATCACACCTGAAAAATTCAGATTCTGTCTTTGTGAATGCATCGACATGGGGTTTGATGTTAACAGGTAAAGTGATTGGTTTGGCCGATGCTGAGCAGACAAGTCCGGTTCAAGCGGTCAACCGATTAGTGAATAAACTCTCGGAGCCTGTTATTCGCAAAGCGATGCATCAGGCGATGAAAGTAATGGGGCACCAATTTGTACTTGGCAGAAATATGCTAGAAGCACAAAAGAACGGTCGTTCCATGCGTGATAAAGGGTTTACTTACTCGTTTGATATGTTGGGCGAGGCGGCGTTAACGACGGCCGATTCAGATAAGTATTTTGATGATTATTTGATGGCAATTAAAGCTGTGGGTGAGGATAAATATGGCCTAAGCACCAGTCCTGCCGCATCGGTTTCCATCAAGTTATCGGCAATTCATCCGCGTTATGAGGTTGCGAATAAAGAACGAGTGATGACTGAGCTGTACGAACGCTTGGTTACACTACTTGAACATGCTGTGAAATATGATGTCGCAATTACTATCGATGCGGAAGAAGCGGACCGTTTAGAGCTCTCTCTTGAATTGTTCGAGAAAGTGTATCGCAATGATGTTGTGAAAGGTTGGGGTAAGTTTGGTCTTGTGATTCAAGCTTATTCAAAACGAGCATTACCAGTGTTGGTTTGGTTGACGGCGTTAGCAAAGGAACGAGGAGATTTGATTCCCGTTCGTTTAGTGAAAGGTGCCTACTGGGACAGTGAAATAAAATGGTCTCAGCAAAGTGGTTATGCGGGCTATCCGGTATACACGCGCAAAGAAGCGACGGATGTCTCATACCTGGCTTGTGCTCGGTTTTTACTCAGTGAAGCTGTGCGAGGACATTTGTTCCCACAGTTTGCCAGCCATAATGCACAGACGGTGACTTCAATTTCAGTGATGGCATCGCATCGTGATTTCGAATTCCAACGTTTGCATGGCATGGGTGATGCACTATTTAACTATGCAATCAAAGAATATGGGCAATCTGTACGCATATACGCTCCAGTGGGGAGTCATAAAGACTTGCTGCCTTATTTGGTGCGTCGATTGTTAGAAAATGGCGCAAACAGCTCGTTTGTGCATCGCTTAGTAGATGCTCGTTGCCCTGTGGACATGTTAACTCAACATCCCGTGGAGAGTTTGTTGGCATGTGACTCGCTGAATAATACGAAAATTCCGTTACCGCCTAGTATTTATCCAAATCGTGGTAACTCTCGAGGTGTGAACATTGATATTGAGAGTGAAGCCACTCCTTTTGAACACCAGGTGGAACAATGGATGCAAGCGACTTGGAATGGTTCACCGATCATTGCAGGCGAATCGATTCTTGAAAGCATGATCAAGGGGGATCATGTTTTCGATGAAGTGACTGCACCTTATGATCGACGTGTTAACGTAGGGCGGATCTATTATTCAACCCTTGATCATGTTTCCGTCGCCATCGAGAGTGCTCAGAGCGCATTTAGTGCGTGGAATGATTTAAGTGCGAGTGATAGAGCCGAAAAGTTACAGGTTTTGGCTGACCTTCTTGAAGATAATTTGCCAGAGTTCGTTGCGCTTTGTCATAAAGAAGCAGGCAAAACCATTCACGATAGCATTGATGAAGTGCGTGAGGCAGTTGATTTTTGTCGTTATTACGCCGTTAAAGGCCAAGAATTTGCATCATTGAAAGTAGCAGGGTTTTCTGGACAAGAGTTAAATTATTCGCGTTCTGGCCGTGGAGTAATGGTATGTATTAGCCCTTGGAACTTTCCTTTGGCGATTTTTCTTGGGCAGATTACGGCGGCTTTGGTGTGTGGTAATACCGTCATTGCAAAACCTGCGGAGCAAACATCCTTGATCGCCTACAGAGCGGTAGAGTTGATGTTAGCAGCAGGCTTTCCAAAAGGTGTGATTCAGTTGCTGCCTGGTATTGGTGGTGAAGTTGGTCAGGCTCTGACTTCTCACCCTGCCATTGCTGGTGTTGCATTCACTGGCTCGACAGCAACAGCGCAGCGAATCAATCAAACACTTGCTTTACGAGATACTGCACCGGTCCCTTTTATTGCTGAAACCGGTGGGCAAAATGCGATGATTGTCGATAGTACGGCACTTCCTGAGCAGGTGGTACGTGATGTGCTTCGTTCTGCTTTTGCTTCAGCAGGGCAGCGCTGTTCTGCACTCAGAGTGTTATATGTGCAACATGATATTGCTGATCGTATTGTCGAGTTGATCAATGGCGCAATGCATGAGTTAAAAGTGGGCTTGCCATATTTACATGAAACCGATGTTGGGCCTGTGATTGATGAAAAAGCGAAGAGCAAGTTGCAACAGCACATTGCAGCGATGAAACAATCACAAACATTGGTAACAGAATTAACCTTACCTGCAGAGTGTCAACACGGTGATTTTGTTGCACCGTGTGCGTTCGAAATTGATGATATTTCCACGCTCAAAGAAGAACAGTTTGGCCCTATTTTGCATATTGTGCGATTTAAGGCGAGTCAATTAGCTGAAGTAGTATCGGCCATTAACCAAACAGGTTATGGCTTAACGATGGGGATTCATAGCCGTAACGAAACGACCTATCGCTGGATAGAGCAGCATGCTCGAGTCGGTAACTGTTATATCAACCGCGATCAGGTTGGGGCAGTTGTAGGTGTCCAACCGTTTGGTGGGCAGGGGCTTTCTGGTACAGGCCCTAAAGCCGGTGGACCACACTACTTATACCGTTTTACTCAAGCGCAATACCAGTAG